Genomic window (Prochlorococcus marinus str. GP2):
AATATTGTTTCAGGAGACTCAAAATTTATTGCTATAGCATCCGCGAGCATAGTTGCAAAAGTATTTCGAGATAATTTAATAGAAAGATTAGAAAAAAAATACTCAGGTTATTTATTATTCAAAAATAAAGGTTATGGGACCAGAGAACATCTTTCAATTATCAAAGAAAATGGAATAACTAATCTTCATAGGAAAAGTTTTTTACAAAAGTCAAATCTTCTTTGATTCACACCAATCTAAAAAATCGTTAACTAATTGCTGTTGAACTCTTGATTTTATACCCAACAAAATCCCATTTAACACAGAATGACCAGTAGATTCTAAGATTTTCTTTGGTACTAACTTCAATAGAGGAGGTTGACTTACAGAAACCCCTAAAAGCGCTTCTCCCTCTAATCCAATATCAGTTGCTTCTAAATTCGCTTTTAGAATAAGATTAAAATCATCTATAATCCCCAATCCATCCAACTTACTTTCAAGAGCACTCATTTTTAAAATTCCATTTTTATTCTCTACCGCAATTGAAACAACAGGGTTAATATCTAATTGAAAAACTTTAAAACTTGTTACTGTATATTTGTACCTTCCTTCACCTTCAGGTACCAATTTTTTGGAGTCAAGCATTGCTCCAACAACTCTTTCTTCTTCCAAAAGATACTTAGAAAGATATTCTTTATTTCTTGTTACAGAAAGCTTTAGTTTTTGTTTTGCATCAAAAGACAGAAGCATTTTCTATATCCCTCCAATGCTTATTTGATTCCTTTTTTTTCTTACAATTAATCATGAGCAAACAAGTTGCATATTTAGGTCCTAAGGGTACATACGCAGAAAAAGCAGCTCATATATTATCAAAGCTTGCCAATTTTCAGACACCTATATTTGTACCATGTAACGGGCTACATTCGGTCATTAAGTCAATAGCCTACAACAATTGTGATGCTGCTGTTGTTCCTATTGAAAATTCTGTAGAAGGCGGAGTTACAGCCACCCTAGATGCTCTTTGGAAATTTCCAGATATATTTATCAATAAAGCAATTGTTTTACCTATAAAACATGCATTAATTAGTAATGGTGAACTTTCAATCATTTCTGAAGTATTATCTCATCCTCAAGCATTAGCTCAATGTTCAGAATGGTTGTCTGAAAATCTTCCAAATGCGATCTCTCTTCCAACAAATTCAACCTCAGAAGCTGTCAAAATGGTCAAAGGAAGTAAGTTCAGAGCAGCTATCGGTTCAAAATCATTAATTCAAATTGAAGGACTGAAAGAATTAGCTTTTCCTATCAATGATATCCCTGGTAATTGCACTAGATTTGTCTTATTGAGCAAAGAATCAAACTCTAATTCGGGAAATATTGCAAGTTTTGCTTTCTCATTAATCTCAAATAAACCTGGGGCTTTACTTAAAGCTTTAGATTATATTGCGGATTTTGGATTTAATATGAGTAAAATAGAATCCAGGCCTTCTAAAAGAGAGTTAGGCGAATATGTAATTTATATTGATTTAGAAATAAATAAACTTAATAATATTGAAAATTTTATCGAACTAAAAAATCGTTTAAAACCACTTTGTAATAACTTTGTAGATTTTGGAAATTATTTTTCTGAAAATGTGGAATTACATTAATTATCCCCTACATTTGTAAACTCCAAACTCCATTAAACCTTTTCTGAATGCCCAATTCATGAGAAGAATTGTTGGGATTTCTCTAATTGATTTTATTAAAGCTAATGGACCAAGGGACAAAATTGTAAAAGGTCTTCGAATGCCTTCAATTATAGAGTCGTACCATGAAGGATTAGTATAAGTATTCCAATTTTCACAAACAACTTTTCCTGCGCTATTTTTATTAGTTCTAAGTATGTCACCGAATTCATTAATACTAATAAAATTAGGATGTACCCACTGCTCAAGCAACTGCTTAAGAACCAACTTCTCAAAAAAGGATGGGGGGTATGCCCTTAAATCTCTTGAGTTCCAATCAGCTAATGCCAAATACCCCCCAGGTCTCAAAGTTCTGAGCATTTCATCTGCAAATTTAGATTTATCGATCATGTGTGCACCTGCCTCTACACTCCAAATTGCATCAAATGATCCATCTTCAAATTTCAAATCTAAAGCATCCATAACTTGAAAATTGCAATTGAGTCCCAATGGGGTAAGGTCTCTTGCTCTTTTTACTTGAGCAGGACTAATTGTGATTCCAGTAACATTAAACCCATAATTTTTTGCGAGAATTCGAGAACTTCCTCCTATTCCGCAACCTACATCCAGAATTCTGGAGCCTTTTGGCAATGTATCTAAGCCACTCCACTTTACTAACTCGTGAACAAACTGAACTTTAGCATTTCTAAAATCAATATTTCTTTTATTTAAGGGATAAAAACCCAAATGTATATGCTCTCCCCACAATCTCTCAAGTAATTTATCCTCGGTCCAAGCATCATATGCAGATGCAACTGTAGTAGAAGAAATAAATTTTCTAGCTTTAATTCTCCAGATGATAGTTAAAGTAAAAAGGGATAAAGCCAGTAAAAAAAAAGGTAATAGCAATTGAAACATTTAATTTTCTTTTGTATCAGGAAAACTTTCTTTCAAAGCTGTTCTTGCAGCAAGTTGTTTTCTTGTATGATCAAGCATTTCATATTCTCTTTGCAAACGAGTATAAGTATTTCTTTCCTCTAGAAGTCTTTGCTGTTCTTCTGCAACAGGACCCCCCAAATGGGCTCCTATCCAAAAAGATAATTCCATAGGATTATTAGGTAATTTATCGGGTAGTTTCTTTTTGGTATTAGTTAATTTACTAGTGAGGTTAATAACATCACTAAGTGCTTCAGTCACCGAATCTTTTAGAGAATCTAAATTATGAAGATTATCAACATTATCATCACTAATCCAACTAACCATAGCGGAACAAAAAGGGGTTGAACGAGTGATTTCTAAAATTTGAAATCTTTGTTGTCCCAGGGTGATAATATTACTTCTTCCATCATCTGCAGTTTGATGTTTAATTATTTGAGCGCAACATCCAATATTTGCCATACTTTTAGTGTTTGGATCCCACTTGACGATTCCAAACATAGAGTCTGATTCTAGGACAGATTGAAGCATAATTCTGTATCTAGATTCAAAAATATGTAAAGGCAATACCTCTTGAGGGAAAAGGACTACCTCTGGCAAAGGAAATATAGGTAATTCCCTTACAGAGAGTTCTCCCATTTAAATAACATTTATTTTTATTTTAATCAATTTAAGTAGTTTTTGGGTATTTCAGAGTTTCACTTCTATATCTACACCACTAGGAAGATCCAACTTCATCAAAGCGTCAATAGTTTTTGCTGAAGGACTATAGATATCGATTATTCTTCGATGAGTTCTTGTTTCAAAATGCTCTCTTGAATCTTTGTCAACATGAGGTGATCTTAAGACACAGTAAATTTTTCTTTTTGTTGGTAGAGGTATTGGACCTATTGCTGAAGCAGAAGTAGTATCAGCAGTTTGAATTATTTTATCGCAAGATAAATCGAGCATTCTTCTATCAAATGCTTTTAGTCTTATCCTTATCTTTTGTTGTGCAATAGATGCAGTCATAATTTCAGATTGATTATTAGTGAGGGTCATTGATTAAAAATGACCCTAATCCACTAATCTATATTAAGTGATTGAGGTTAAATTCTTAAAATTCAAATTTATTATTTGAGAATTTTAGAAACAACTCCAGCACCAATAGTACGTCCACCTTCACGAATAGCGAATCGCATACCTTGTTCAATAGCTACTGGACAAATTAATTCTCCAGTCATCTTAATTCTGTCTCCTGGCATAACCATTTCAACATTAGAGCCATCATCAGAGGTAAATGCAGTTATTTGACCGGTCACATCAGTTGTTCTGATGTAGAACTGAGGTCTATATCCTGCGAAGAAAGGAGTATGTCTTCCGCCCTCTTCTTTTTTGAGAACATAAACTTCTCCTTCAAACTGAGTATGAGGCGTTATAGATCCTTTCTTCACAAGAACCATTCCTCTCTCAATATCTTCTTTCTGGACACCACGTAAAAGTAAACCAACATTATCGCCAGCCATACCTTCATCAAGAAGTTTTCGGAACATTTCTACTCCTGTAACAGTCGTTACTCTTGTGTCTCTTATTCCAACTATTTCAACTTCTTCTCCAACCTTAACTTTACCTCTCTCAATTCTTCCAGTAGCAACAGTTCCTCTACCAGTAATTGAGAAAACGTCTTCAACTGCCATCAAGAATGGTTTATCAACTTCTCTTTCTGGTTCGGGTATGCTAGCATCAACTGCTTTCATTAATTCTTCAATCTTTGATTCCCAAGTAGAATCACCCTCCAGAGCTTTTAAACCTGAAACTTGAACTATAGGAATATCATCTCCAGGGAAGTCATAACTATCTAGCAGTTCTCTAATTTCCATTTCGACAAGTTCAATAATTTCCTCATCATCGACCATATCGCACTTATTGAGAGCAACTACAAGAGCAGGAACTCCAACCTGTTTAGCTAAAAGAATATGCTCTTTTGTTTGAGCCATAGGACCGTCTGTCGCTGCGCAAACTAGAATAGCTCCATCCATCTGGGCGGCCCCTGTGATCATATTTTTCACATAATCAGCATGTCCTGGGCAATCGACATGAGCATAATGTCTGCCTTCAGTTTCATATTCGACATGCGCCGTATTAATGGTAATGCCACGCTCCCTTTCTTCAGGAGCACCATCAATGTCTCCATAGTCTTGAGCTTGAGCTTGACCTTTTTTAGCTAATACATTTGTAATAGCAGCAGTTAGTGTTGTTTTTCCATGGTCAACATGGCCAATAGTACCTATGTTGACATGTGGTTTGTTCCTTTCGAACTTCTCGCGAGCCATTTTGAATTAAAGAATCGAGGGTTTAAGAGTGTTTTAGTTTAGAGATCAGGAGTTGCCCTGATTCTTGGAAATGATAGCTTCAGCAACATTACGAGGAACTTCCTCATAATTTGCGAACTCCATTGAAAATATACCCCGACCTTGAGTCATTGATCGGAGTTGAGTGGCATAACCGAACATTTCGGCTAAGGGCACTTTGGCCTGTACCTTAGACAATCCATCATCAACAGATTGTCCTTCTACTTGACCTCTTCTAGAAGAGAGATCACCAATTACAGATCCAAGAAAGTCTTCAGGACTTTCGACCTCAACTTTCATCATAGGCTCTAAAAGGACAGGATTGCATTTTTTAACCCCGTCTTTAAAAGCCATCGAACCTGCAATTTTGAAGGCCATTTCAGATGAGTCTACATCGTGGAACGAACCATCGACTAGTGTTACTTTTACATCAATGAGTGGATAACCGGCAAGAACGCCCGATTCACAGGTTTCTTTCATTCCGTTGGATGCAGGACCAATGTACTCTTTCGGTACAGCTCCTCCAACAATTTTGTTAACAAATTCGAAACCTTTACCAACTTCAGCAGGTTCCATTTCAATGATTACATGACCATATTGACCTTTTCCTCCAGTCTGTCTTGCATATTTACCTTCACCTTTAGAACTAGACCTAATAGTTTCTCTATATGAAACCTGTGGAGCTCCTATATTTGCTTCAACTTTAAATTCCCTTAACATTCTGTCAACAAGGATTTCCAAGTGTAATTCACCCATACCTGCAATAACTGTTTGGTTTGTCTCAGAATCTGTACTTACTCTAAAAGTTGGATCCTCTTCAGACAAAGCAGTTAAAGCTTTTGATAATTTTTCCATATCGCCTTTAGTTTTTGGCTCAACAGCCACCGAGATCACTGGTTCAGGGATAAACAATGTCTCCAAAACTATTGGATCTTCTGTGTTACATAGAGTGTCACCAGTTGTTGTATTCTTAAGACCTAATACAGCTCCTAAATCCCCAGCCCTCAATTCATCAACCTCCTCTCTTTCGTCAGCCTTAAGAATCACTAATCTAGAAATTCTCTCTTTAGCATCCTTAGTAGAATTCATAACATAGCTTCCCTTTGAAAGAACTCCTGAATACATTCTTACAAAAGTTAGTTTGCCATAGGGATCTGACATCACTTTGAATGCTAGAGCACTAAAAGGAGCATTATCGTCTGAAGGTCTAATATCTTCTTTACCACTTGGCAAAACACCTTGTATTGGTTTTACATCAACTGGAGCAGGCAAATAATCAACTACAGCGTCTAATACAAGTTGAACACCTTTATTCTTAAATGCTGAACCGCATAGTACTGGAACCAATCCATGTTTTAAAACCCCTTCTCTAATACCTTTTTTCAGTTGTTCTTCAGATAATTCTCCGGTTTCAAGAAATATTTCTATTAACTCTTCATCATTTTCTGCAACACTTTCCATTAACTTATTTCTCCACTCAGCAGCTTCCTCCTCCATGTCAGATGGAATTTGTGCTTCTTCAATATCAGTACCTAAATCGTTTTTGTAAAGATATGCTTTGTTGGCTACTAAATCAATAATGCCTGTGAGATCACCTTCAGCACCGATTGGTAACTGGATCGGAAGTGCATTTGCCTTTAGGCGATCTTTAATTTGCTTATTAACCTTTAAAAAATCTGCACCAGTTCTGTCCATTTTATTGACAAAAACCATTCTTGGAACTGAGTATCTATCTGCTTGACGCCAAACCGTTTCGGATTGAGGCTGAACTCCGCCAACTGCGCAAAATACAGCTATGACTCCATCCAAGACACGCATTGATCTTTCAACTTCGATAGTAAAGTCAACGTGTCCAGGAGTATCAATAATATTAATCCTATGATCTTGCCAACTAGTAGATATTGCAGCAGCAGTAATAGTTATTCCTCTTTCTCTTTCTTGAGCCATCCAATCTGTTACAGCAGCACCATCATGAACCTCTCCTATTTTATGAACTACACCTGAATAAAACAAAATCCTTTCAGTTGTTGTTGTCTTACCTGCATCAATATGAGCGGCTATACCTATATTCCTTACTCGTTCTAGGGGAAAGTCGCGTGCCAATTTTAAAGCTCCAAATAAAATAATTTTTGATAAGTATAGTTCACCTTAAAAGCAAACTTTAATAATAATAAACTACTTAAGTACCTTTTGATGAAATTAATATCTGTAATGTGCAAAAGCTTTATTAGCTTCTGCCATTTTATGAGTATCTTCTCTTTTTTTTACGGCACTGCCTGTTTCATTTGCTGCATCCATCAACTCGCCAGCAAGTTTTTGGGACATGCTTTTTCCATTTCTTGCACGTGAAAATGTAACAAGCCATCTTAATGCCATAGCTGTACCCCTCTCTTGACGAACTTCCATAGGAACTTGATATGTTGCACCACCAACTCTTCTTGCTCGAACTTCGACAAGAGGAGTAGCATTTTTTACAGCTTTTTCAAATAATTCCACTGCATTCCCACCTGTTCTTTCGCTTATCAAAGAAAACGCATCAGACAATATTCTTTGAGCTGTAGATTTTTTACCATGTTTCATCAATCTAGAAATCATCATTGAAGCAAGACGACTATTAAATTGAGGATCAGGAAGAACTGGTCTTTTTACTGCTGCATTACGACGTGACATGTTTTAAAAAAAATGATGTTTACAAATTAATCTTTTGGAGCTTTTGCTCCATACTTAGATCTGGATTGACGTCTATCTTTGACTCCAGCCGTATCTAAAGTTCCTCTTATTATATGATATCTAACTCCAGGCAAATCCTTGACTCTTCCACCCCTAAGTAATACTACAGAATGTTCTTGCAAATTATGTCCAATACCAGGAATATAAGCTGTTACTTCGAAACCAGAAGTTAATCTAACTCTAGCAACTTTTCTCAAAGCTGAATTAGGCTTCTTTGGAGTTGATGTATAGACTCTTGTACATACACCTCTTCTCTCAGGGCAAGACTTTAATGCAGGAGATTTTGTTTTCTTTGTCAGACGTTTTCTTTCTGAACCTACTAATTGCGAGATGGTGGGCATCTATTAAATTTAGATAAAAATAAACATTAAACTATCATAACCTCTTAAGAGCACCAACTAAAAGTTTTTAATTATATTTTTTTTAAAATTTGTCAAATTAAAATTCTTTGGTAAATATTCATTATCTTTAGATTTATTTTCATATTTATTTTTATAATGGAAATACATAAATAACTAAATAGAATTAAATAATCTATGGGAGAGAGTATCAAAAGAATCGTTGGCCCATATCAAGATAGTTATTCCCCAAATGGAATAATTGGGGAAAAAGATGCGTGTGGAGTTGGTTTTATAGCAAATATTAAAGGGATTGAAAGCAATTGGATCCTAAAACAGTCTCTTAAAGGCCTTAACTGCATGGAACATAGAGGAGGTTGTGGTGGAGATAGTGATTCAGGAGATGGAGCAGGGATTTTATGTTCAATTCCTTGGGGATATCTAGAAGAGGAAAGTAATCTAAAAAATAATCCAGAATTTAATAGAGGTTTAGGCATGGTTTTTATGCCTAACAAAAAAGAAAAAATTGAAGTATGTAAATCAATATGTGATCAAGAAGCAGAAAAATTAAAAGTCAAGAAAACATCCTGGAGAAAAGTACCAGTTAATAATGAAATCTTGGGTCCTTTAGCTAAAGCAAATGCTCCATTCATCTGTCAGTGGATTCTTTATATAGAAAAGAAAGATCATCATGATGTTGAAAGGCTTTTATTTCAATTAAGGAAAAGAATTGAGAAAAAAATAAGAGAAACCTTCAAAAACGATGTTGGGGATTGTGAATTTTATTTTGCCTCACTAAGTTCTCAAACAGTTGTTTATAAAGGTATGGTTCGCTCTGAAATATTATCCGAGTTTTATCAAGATCTAAAAGAAGAGAGTTTTAAAGTTTCATTTTCTGTTTATCATCGTAGATTTAGTACTAATACACTTCCAAAATGGCCGCTAGCTCAACCCATGAGATTTCTGGGTCATAATGGCGAAATAAATACTCTCTTAGGTAATATCAACTGGGCTAAAGCTTCAGAAACACATATAGATAATTTTTGGGGGGAGTTATCTAATGAAATCAAGCCCATTGTAGATGTAAACAAAAGTGATTCATCAAATCTTGATGCAACTCTTGAAATCAATATTCGTTCAGGTCAGCCCATTACTGACTCATTATTAAAACTTGTCCCTGAAGCATTTAGAGATCAACCAGAACTTGAGCAGAGAGAAGATATAAAAGCTTTTTATGAATATTCTGCAAGCCTACAAGAAGCTTGGGATGGTCCAGCTCTCCTTGTATTTGCTGATGGAAATTTTGTCGGAGCCACCCTTGATAGAAATGGCCTAAGACCAGCAAGATATTCAATCACAAATGATGGTTTTGTAATAATGGGTTCTGAAACAGGAGTAGTAGATCTTGAAGAAGAAAGAATAATAGAAAAAGGTCGATTAGGACCGGGACAAATGTTGGCAGTTGATTTTCACCAGAATAGAATCCTAAGAAATTGGGAAGTAAAATCTGAAGCTGCTCAAAGGCATGATTATAAAAATCTTCTTAGTGATAGAACTATAAAAATTGAAAATAATGAATGGATTAAAGACTGCAAACTAAAAGACCTTGAGTTGTTGCAACAACAAACTGCATACGGGTTTTCAGCGGAAGATAATGACCTAATCTTAGATTCAATGGCTTCATTAGCTAAGGAGCCTACTTATTGCATGGGCGACGACATTCCATTAGCAGTTCTTTCATCTAAGCCACATATTTTATACGACTACTTTAAGCAAAGATTTGCGCAAGTTACTAATCCTCCTATTGACCCTCTCAGAGAAAAACTTGTAATGAGCTTAGAGATGCATCTAGGTGAAAGATGTACACCATTTGAAATTAAAGATGCTAAACCTTTTGTTCATTTACAAAGTCCGATTCTTAATGAGGAAGAACTCATTTCCATCAAAAAATCAAAAATTAAATCTCAGACAATTTCAAGTTTGTTTGATTTAGAGGAAGGTATTCAAGGCTTAGAGAACCAATTAAAAGCAATCTGTAAACAAAGTGAGCTGTCTATAAAAGAAGGTTGCTCTTTAATTATCATTTCTGATAAGGGAATTAATCCTAAAAAGACTTTTATACCGCCTTTACTTGCTGTTGGAGCAATTCATCATTATCTTCTAAAAAAAGAAATCAGGCTAAAAGCATCTCTCATAATTGAGACCGGTCAATGTTGGAGCACGCATCACTTAGCTTGTTTAATTGGATATGGAGCAAGTGCAGTTTGCCCTTGGTTGACCTTCGAAGCAGGTAGACACTGGTTAAAACACCCAAAAACACAAAAACTCATTGATAGCAAAAAAATAAATCCATTATCAATAGTTGATGTTCAAGAAAATATTAAAAAAGCTCTAGAAGACGGTCTAAGAAAAATTCTCTCAAAAATAGGCATCTCACTTTTATCTAGTTACCATGGTGCACAAATTTTTGAAGCTGTAGGCCTTGGATCTGACTTAATAAAAATTGCTTTTGATGGTACAACAAGTCGTATAGCCGGCATAACATTAAAAGAATTAACTAATGAAACACTCTCAATACATACAAAAGCCTATCCAGAAATCGATTTAAAGAAATTAGAATTTTTAGGATTTGTACAATTTAGAAATAATGGAGAATATCATTCCAATAACCCAGAGATGTCCAAAGTTTTACATTCAGCGGTAAAACGAGGGCCAGGATCCGATCATTTTGAAACTTACAAAAAACTTATTAGTAATAGACCGACAACATCTCTTAGAGATTTACTAACAATTAATTCAAAAAGAAAAAGTATTCCATTAGAGGAAGTTGAAAGTGTTGATTCAATTTGCAAAAGGTTCTGTACTGGAGGAATGAGTTTAGGTGCTTTATCCAGAGAAGCGCATGAAGTTTTAGCAGTTGCAATGAATAGAATTGGTGGAAAAAGTAATAGTGGAGAAGGGGGAGAAGATCCAGCTCGTTTTAATGTTTTAAATGATATCGATGAAAATACTCAGTCAGCGACATTGCCATTTATTAAAGGCTTAGAAAATGGAGACACCGCATGCTCAGCTATTAAACAAATAGCATCAGGAAGATTTGGAGTTACACCTGAATATCTAAGAAGTGGTAAACAACTCGAAATTAAAATGGCTCAAGGTGCAAAACCCGGAGAGGGGGGACAATTGCCTGGTCCAAAAGTTGATTCTTACATCGCAAAACTAAGAAATAGTAAACCTGGAGTAGCTTTAATATCTCCTCCCCCGCATCATGATATTTATTCAATCGAAGATTTAGCTCAACTTATCCACGACT
Coding sequences:
- a CDS encoding DUF1997 domain-containing protein; translated protein: MLLSFDAKQKLKLSVTRNKEYLSKYLLEEERVVGAMLDSKKLVPEGEGRYKYTVTSFKVFQLDINPVVSIAVENKNGILKMSALESKLDGLGIIDDFNLILKANLEATDIGLEGEALLGVSVSQPPLLKLVPKKILESTGHSVLNGILLGIKSRVQQQLVNDFLDWCESKKI
- the pheA gene encoding prephenate dehydratase, whose amino-acid sequence is MSKQVAYLGPKGTYAEKAAHILSKLANFQTPIFVPCNGLHSVIKSIAYNNCDAAVVPIENSVEGGVTATLDALWKFPDIFINKAIVLPIKHALISNGELSIISEVLSHPQALAQCSEWLSENLPNAISLPTNSTSEAVKMVKGSKFRAAIGSKSLIQIEGLKELAFPINDIPGNCTRFVLLSKESNSNSGNIASFAFSLISNKPGALLKALDYIADFGFNMSKIESRPSKRELGEYVIYIDLEINKLNNIENFIELKNRLKPLCNNFVDFGNYFSENVELH
- a CDS encoding methyltransferase domain-containing protein, which encodes MFQLLLPFFLLALSLFTLTIIWRIKARKFISSTTVASAYDAWTEDKLLERLWGEHIHLGFYPLNKRNIDFRNAKVQFVHELVKWSGLDTLPKGSRILDVGCGIGGSSRILAKNYGFNVTGITISPAQVKRARDLTPLGLNCNFQVMDALDLKFEDGSFDAIWSVEAGAHMIDKSKFADEMLRTLRPGGYLALADWNSRDLRAYPPSFFEKLVLKQLLEQWVHPNFISINEFGDILRTNKNSAGKVVCENWNTYTNPSWYDSIIEGIRRPFTILSLGPLALIKSIREIPTILLMNWAFRKGLMEFGVYKCRG
- a CDS encoding LON peptidase substrate-binding domain-containing protein produces the protein MGELSVRELPIFPLPEVVLFPQEVLPLHIFESRYRIMLQSVLESDSMFGIVKWDPNTKSMANIGCCAQIIKHQTADDGRSNIITLGQQRFQILEITRSTPFCSAMVSWISDDNVDNLHNLDSLKDSVTEALSDVINLTSKLTNTKKKLPDKLPNNPMELSFWIGAHLGGPVAEEQQRLLEERNTYTRLQREYEMLDHTRKQLAARTALKESFPDTKEN
- the rpsJ gene encoding 30S ribosomal protein S10 produces the protein MTASIAQQKIRIRLKAFDRRMLDLSCDKIIQTADTTSASAIGPIPLPTKRKIYCVLRSPHVDKDSREHFETRTHRRIIDIYSPSAKTIDALMKLDLPSGVDIEVKL
- the tuf gene encoding elongation factor Tu, whose product is MAREKFERNKPHVNIGTIGHVDHGKTTLTAAITNVLAKKGQAQAQDYGDIDGAPEERERGITINTAHVEYETEGRHYAHVDCPGHADYVKNMITGAAQMDGAILVCAATDGPMAQTKEHILLAKQVGVPALVVALNKCDMVDDEEIIELVEMEIRELLDSYDFPGDDIPIVQVSGLKALEGDSTWESKIEELMKAVDASIPEPEREVDKPFLMAVEDVFSITGRGTVATGRIERGKVKVGEEVEIVGIRDTRVTTVTGVEMFRKLLDEGMAGDNVGLLLRGVQKEDIERGMVLVKKGSITPHTQFEGEVYVLKKEEGGRHTPFFAGYRPQFYIRTTDVTGQITAFTSDDGSNVEMVMPGDRIKMTGELICPVAIEQGMRFAIREGGRTIGAGVVSKILK
- the fusA gene encoding elongation factor G, which produces MARDFPLERVRNIGIAAHIDAGKTTTTERILFYSGVVHKIGEVHDGAAVTDWMAQERERGITITAAAISTSWQDHRINIIDTPGHVDFTIEVERSMRVLDGVIAVFCAVGGVQPQSETVWRQADRYSVPRMVFVNKMDRTGADFLKVNKQIKDRLKANALPIQLPIGAEGDLTGIIDLVANKAYLYKNDLGTDIEEAQIPSDMEEEAAEWRNKLMESVAENDEELIEIFLETGELSEEQLKKGIREGVLKHGLVPVLCGSAFKNKGVQLVLDAVVDYLPAPVDVKPIQGVLPSGKEDIRPSDDNAPFSALAFKVMSDPYGKLTFVRMYSGVLSKGSYVMNSTKDAKERISRLVILKADEREEVDELRAGDLGAVLGLKNTTTGDTLCNTEDPIVLETLFIPEPVISVAVEPKTKGDMEKLSKALTALSEEDPTFRVSTDSETNQTVIAGMGELHLEILVDRMLREFKVEANIGAPQVSYRETIRSSSKGEGKYARQTGGKGQYGHVIIEMEPAEVGKGFEFVNKIVGGAVPKEYIGPASNGMKETCESGVLAGYPLIDVKVTLVDGSFHDVDSSEMAFKIAGSMAFKDGVKKCNPVLLEPMMKVEVESPEDFLGSVIGDLSSRRGQVEGQSVDDGLSKVQAKVPLAEMFGYATQLRSMTQGRGIFSMEFANYEEVPRNVAEAIISKNQGNS
- the rpsG gene encoding 30S ribosomal protein S7, translating into MSRRNAAVKRPVLPDPQFNSRLASMMISRLMKHGKKSTAQRILSDAFSLISERTGGNAVELFEKAVKNATPLVEVRARRVGGATYQVPMEVRQERGTAMALRWLVTFSRARNGKSMSQKLAGELMDAANETGSAVKKREDTHKMAEANKAFAHYRY
- the rpsL gene encoding 30S ribosomal protein S12, whose translation is MPTISQLVGSERKRLTKKTKSPALKSCPERRGVCTRVYTSTPKKPNSALRKVARVRLTSGFEVTAYIPGIGHNLQEHSVVLLRGGRVKDLPGVRYHIIRGTLDTAGVKDRRQSRSKYGAKAPKD
- the gltB gene encoding glutamate synthase large subunit is translated as MGESIKRIVGPYQDSYSPNGIIGEKDACGVGFIANIKGIESNWILKQSLKGLNCMEHRGGCGGDSDSGDGAGILCSIPWGYLEEESNLKNNPEFNRGLGMVFMPNKKEKIEVCKSICDQEAEKLKVKKTSWRKVPVNNEILGPLAKANAPFICQWILYIEKKDHHDVERLLFQLRKRIEKKIRETFKNDVGDCEFYFASLSSQTVVYKGMVRSEILSEFYQDLKEESFKVSFSVYHRRFSTNTLPKWPLAQPMRFLGHNGEINTLLGNINWAKASETHIDNFWGELSNEIKPIVDVNKSDSSNLDATLEINIRSGQPITDSLLKLVPEAFRDQPELEQREDIKAFYEYSASLQEAWDGPALLVFADGNFVGATLDRNGLRPARYSITNDGFVIMGSETGVVDLEEERIIEKGRLGPGQMLAVDFHQNRILRNWEVKSEAAQRHDYKNLLSDRTIKIENNEWIKDCKLKDLELLQQQTAYGFSAEDNDLILDSMASLAKEPTYCMGDDIPLAVLSSKPHILYDYFKQRFAQVTNPPIDPLREKLVMSLEMHLGERCTPFEIKDAKPFVHLQSPILNEEELISIKKSKIKSQTISSLFDLEEGIQGLENQLKAICKQSELSIKEGCSLIIISDKGINPKKTFIPPLLAVGAIHHYLLKKEIRLKASLIIETGQCWSTHHLACLIGYGASAVCPWLTFEAGRHWLKHPKTQKLIDSKKINPLSIVDVQENIKKALEDGLRKILSKIGISLLSSYHGAQIFEAVGLGSDLIKIAFDGTTSRIAGITLKELTNETLSIHTKAYPEIDLKKLEFLGFVQFRNNGEYHSNNPEMSKVLHSAVKRGPGSDHFETYKKLISNRPTTSLRDLLTINSKRKSIPLEEVESVDSICKRFCTGGMSLGALSREAHEVLAVAMNRIGGKSNSGEGGEDPARFNVLNDIDENTQSATLPFIKGLENGDTACSAIKQIASGRFGVTPEYLRSGKQLEIKMAQGAKPGEGGQLPGPKVDSYIAKLRNSKPGVALISPPPHHDIYSIEDLAQLIHDLHQVHPKAKVSVKLVSEIGIGTIAAGVSKANADVIQISGHDGGTGASPLSSIKHAGLPWELGVAEVHKSLLENNLRERVILRTDGGLKTGWDVVIAALLGAEEYGFGSVAMIAEGCIMARVCHTNKCPVGVATQKEELRKRFKGIPENVVNFFLFIAEEVRQIMSSIGVSNMEELIGNQEFLSARNIDLPKTSNIDLSSLVNKHSSPDRSWLKHSKTAHSNGSVLEDEFLSDTEFIDSIKNHEIINKEIEIKNTDRSVCAKISGEIAELYGNTGFNGELNLNFKGYAGQSFGAFLLKGMNVQLIGEANDYVCKGMNGGILTIIPPKIEKTSSEQVILGNTCLYGATGGKLFALGKSGERFAVRNSGAIAVTEGAGDHCCEYMTGGKVVILGSTGRNIGAGMTGGIAFIIDEKNDLSNKVNKEIVSIHKITSSKQEDILLEIIREYRAKTNSLKAAKIIENWSYYKKTFKLIVPPSEEEMLGIKKM